TATATTTTCGCCCGGTGTTTCGAAACGCTTACCGCGTATCCAGCACTCCGGCCCGACATGAGCGACCCCGCCGTCGATCCCGAGGAGGTCCGGCACGTCGCCGACCTCGCCCGTGTCGACCTCGCAGACGACGAGATCGAGCGGTTCACCGAGCAGTTCGGTGACATCCTCGACGCGTTCGAAGCACTCGACGATGTGCCCGAGACAGAACGGGAGGCCGACCTCTCGAACGTGATGCGCCCCGACGAGACACGCGAAAGCCTCTCACAGGACGAGGCGCTCCAGAACGCCAGCGACACCGAAGAAGGACAGTTCAAAGGGCCGAAGGTGTCGTAGATGACGGAGTACAACGGCTACGTCACCGACGAGACAATCGAGGGGGCCGAGGACGGTCCGCTGGCGGGCAAGACCGTCGCGGTCAAGGACAACATCTCCACCGAAGGCGTCCGGACGACCTGTGGCTCGGCGATGCTTTCCGATTACGTCCCGCCCTACGACGCGACCGTCGTCGAGCGGCTGAAAGACGCTGGCGCGACCATCCCCGGCAAGACCAACATGGACGAGTTCGGGATGGGAACGACCACTGAAACGTCGGCGTTCGGCCCCGTGGAAAACCCCATCGCCGAGGGCCGCGTGCCGGGCGGTTCTTCCGGCGGGTCGGCCGCCGTCGTCGCCGCCGGCGACGCCGACCTGGCGCTGGGGAGCGACACCGGCGGCTCCATCCGCTGCCCTGCCGCCTTCTGTGGCGTTGTCGGCATCAAACCGACCTATGGACTGGTCTCCCGGTACGGCCTCGTCGCCTACGCCAACAGTCTCGAACAGATCGGCCCCATCGCGCCGACCGTCGAGGACGCCGCGGAACTGCTTGATATCATCGCCGGGCCGGACGAACACGACGCGACGACGCAGGAAGCACCCGAGGCCGACGGCTCCTACGCCGCGGCTGCCGACGGTGACGTTGACGGACTCTCTATCGGTGTTCCGACAGAACTGCTCGACGGGGCTGACGAAGAGGTCGTCGAGACGTTCTGGGACGCGATGGCCGACCTCGAAGCACAGGGCGCGAGCTACCACGAGGTCGACCTCCCCTCGGTCGAACACGCCGTCGAGGCGTACTACGTCATCGCCATGTCCGAGGCCTCCTCGAACCTCGCGCGGTTCGACGGCGTCCGCTACGGACAGTCGGGCGGCTACGACGGTAACTGGAACGAATCCTTCGCCAACGCCCGCGAAGAGGGCTTCGGCGAAGAGGTCAAACGC
This genomic window from Haloarcula rubripromontorii contains:
- the gatC gene encoding Asp-tRNA(Asn)/Glu-tRNA(Gln) amidotransferase subunit GatC, which gives rise to MSDPAVDPEEVRHVADLARVDLADDEIERFTEQFGDILDAFEALDDVPETEREADLSNVMRPDETRESLSQDEALQNASDTEEGQFKGPKVS
- the gatA gene encoding Asp-tRNA(Asn)/Glu-tRNA(Gln) amidotransferase subunit GatA codes for the protein MTEYNGYVTDETIEGAEDGPLAGKTVAVKDNISTEGVRTTCGSAMLSDYVPPYDATVVERLKDAGATIPGKTNMDEFGMGTTTETSAFGPVENPIAEGRVPGGSSGGSAAVVAAGDADLALGSDTGGSIRCPAAFCGVVGIKPTYGLVSRYGLVAYANSLEQIGPIAPTVEDAAELLDIIAGPDEHDATTQEAPEADGSYAAAADGDVDGLSIGVPTELLDGADEEVVETFWDAMADLEAQGASYHEVDLPSVEHAVEAYYVIAMSEASSNLARFDGVRYGQSGGYDGNWNESFANAREEGFGEEVKRRVLLGTYALSAGYHDKYYKKAQDARAWVKQDFDEALDDADVLASPTMPVPPMKRGESLDDPLTMYLADANTTPVNLANLPAISVPAGETDDGLPVGLQLVGPAFGEREIIRAGSALA